Proteins encoded within one genomic window of Rossellomorea vietnamensis:
- the dinG gene encoding ATP-dependent DNA helicase DinG, giving the protein MYPFKLVVIDLETTGNSPKKGEKIIQLSAVIIEGGKIIDQFTSFVSPGKPIPAFIEELTGINDDMVKDAPSFHEIAPKILELLDHGIFVAHNVQFDLSFLQAELEDAGYNPFKGPAFDTVELAKVALPSADSFKLTELSNSLNLSHVRPHQADSDAYVTAEILLYFIEELSKLPLVTLEKLHKLSNHLKSDLDLLFDSIVTNKQKHVEDLSEELEVYRGLALRKRSHPDTTDEEIVFDLPDIEGHLAQHVPFYEKREQQMVMMNEIGHAFDESQHVVIEAGTGVGKSLGYLWPAVLFAKRTHQKVVISTYTIQLQEQLLHKEIKLLEKISPTPFRTVLLKGKNHYINLFKFEQSLREDESQYDVVLTKMQILVWLTRTETGDMDELNLTSGGQLFWNRLKHDGWHLTHTKDPWIGKDFYLAARKNAQEADIIITNHSMLLTDMVRESSMLPPYDYLVIDEAHHLEKSARQHLGVIMDYLSIKFSTSQLGMLDHKQLFYRLDQLLSSHTVDLKTHTFVLDKIIGQFYLDLEEAFSVLTSVFYKKAKKRTGIQKIQLRITDEMKNSRYWQPVLMSMERVISGMKHIEREFQQVLDTIKEKKIKLLDKEKALIEEFYSFLVDLTELRTNFQTVFLKDMNNHVLWLDGDTRSLPNSLTIQAQPITVDGNLQSEIFAKKKSVVLTSATLTVSGSFQYFLNEIGLADNVKKVQLTSPFDYHEVSRLFVPTDVPEIQQVQSEEYIEAISSHLIGVAQATKGRMLILFTSYDMLRKTYELMKESGLLEEYVLMAQGITSGSRTRLTKNFQRFDKAILFGTSSFWEGVDIPGEDLSCLAMVRLPFSPPDEPVNQAKSDILKAQGKNPFSSHSLPEAIIRFKQGVGRLIRRSSDRGIVIVYDRRIKTTRYGKAFLQSIPSMEVKEGDLFDLVSWIEDWL; this is encoded by the coding sequence ATGTACCCATTTAAACTGGTTGTCATCGACTTGGAAACAACAGGAAATTCCCCTAAGAAGGGAGAAAAAATCATTCAACTATCAGCGGTTATAATAGAAGGCGGGAAAATCATCGATCAATTTACATCCTTTGTATCTCCTGGAAAACCCATTCCTGCATTTATAGAGGAGTTAACCGGGATCAATGATGACATGGTGAAGGACGCACCGTCTTTTCATGAAATTGCACCGAAAATCCTGGAATTATTGGATCATGGTATCTTTGTCGCCCACAACGTTCAATTTGATCTTTCATTTCTTCAGGCAGAGCTGGAAGACGCAGGATATAACCCATTTAAGGGACCTGCCTTTGATACAGTGGAACTCGCAAAAGTGGCTTTGCCATCTGCGGACAGTTTTAAACTGACAGAGCTATCCAATTCATTGAATCTGAGCCATGTCAGGCCGCATCAGGCGGATAGCGATGCTTATGTGACAGCTGAAATCCTTCTTTATTTTATCGAAGAACTTTCAAAGCTTCCTCTTGTCACCCTTGAAAAACTTCATAAACTCTCGAATCACTTAAAGAGTGATCTTGACTTGTTGTTTGACAGCATCGTGACAAATAAACAAAAGCATGTAGAGGATCTCTCAGAAGAACTTGAGGTATACCGGGGCCTTGCCCTTCGAAAGAGGAGTCACCCAGATACAACCGATGAAGAAATCGTTTTTGATCTACCCGATATAGAAGGACACCTGGCACAGCATGTTCCTTTCTATGAAAAAAGAGAGCAGCAAATGGTCATGATGAACGAAATAGGACATGCATTCGATGAATCACAGCATGTGGTTATCGAAGCGGGTACCGGTGTAGGAAAGTCACTGGGTTACTTATGGCCGGCCGTTCTGTTTGCCAAACGCACTCACCAAAAAGTGGTCATCAGTACATATACCATTCAACTGCAAGAGCAACTGCTTCATAAAGAAATTAAATTACTGGAGAAAATCAGTCCTACCCCATTCAGGACCGTTCTCTTGAAAGGGAAGAATCATTACATAAATCTGTTTAAATTCGAGCAGTCCCTCAGGGAAGATGAGTCCCAGTACGATGTGGTCCTGACAAAGATGCAGATTCTTGTATGGCTGACACGGACCGAGACCGGGGATATGGATGAATTGAACCTCACTTCCGGGGGTCAGTTGTTTTGGAATCGATTAAAACACGACGGCTGGCACCTCACCCATACAAAAGATCCATGGATCGGGAAGGATTTCTATCTTGCTGCAAGAAAGAATGCCCAGGAAGCAGATATCATCATCACCAACCATTCGATGCTATTAACCGATATGGTGAGGGAGAGCAGCATGCTTCCTCCCTATGATTATTTAGTGATCGATGAGGCCCATCATTTGGAAAAATCAGCGCGGCAGCATCTGGGGGTAATCATGGATTATCTCTCCATTAAGTTCAGCACTTCACAGCTGGGGATGCTGGATCATAAACAACTGTTCTACCGGTTGGATCAGCTACTTTCCAGTCACACTGTCGATTTGAAGACCCATACCTTTGTATTGGATAAAATCATCGGGCAGTTCTATCTGGATCTGGAAGAAGCGTTTTCCGTCTTGACAAGTGTATTCTACAAAAAGGCTAAAAAAAGAACCGGAATACAGAAGATCCAGCTGCGCATTACCGATGAAATGAAAAACAGCCGTTATTGGCAACCTGTCCTCATGTCGATGGAACGTGTGATTTCAGGAATGAAACATATTGAAAGGGAGTTTCAGCAGGTGCTGGATACCATCAAGGAGAAGAAAATCAAACTCCTTGATAAAGAAAAGGCACTAATTGAAGAATTCTATAGCTTTTTGGTGGATTTAACGGAATTGAGAACGAACTTCCAAACCGTGTTTCTAAAAGATATGAACAATCATGTTCTCTGGCTTGATGGAGATACCAGGTCGCTGCCGAACAGCCTGACCATTCAGGCTCAGCCGATCACGGTCGACGGGAATCTTCAGAGTGAGATTTTCGCCAAGAAGAAAAGCGTGGTGTTGACATCTGCCACTTTGACCGTCAGCGGCTCATTTCAATACTTCCTGAATGAAATCGGACTTGCAGACAATGTGAAAAAGGTTCAGCTGACTTCCCCCTTCGACTATCATGAGGTCTCAAGGCTTTTCGTTCCGACGGATGTACCTGAAATTCAACAGGTTCAAAGCGAGGAATACATTGAGGCCATCAGCTCCCATTTAATAGGGGTCGCCCAGGCGACAAAGGGAAGGATGCTCATATTATTCACGTCCTACGATATGCTGAGGAAAACATACGAACTCATGAAAGAAAGTGGCTTATTGGAAGAATATGTGTTGATGGCACAGGGGATCACATCAGGCAGCCGTACGCGCTTGACCAAGAACTTCCAAAGGTTCGACAAGGCGATATTATTCGGTACGAGCAGTTTCTGGGAAGGGGTGGACATTCCGGGAGAGGACCTGTCCTGCCTTGCCATGGTGAGACTCCCGTTTTCCCCACCGGATGAGCCGGTCAATCAGGCGAAATCGGATATCCTGAAAGCCCAGGGGAAGAACCCGTTTTCTTCCCACTCTCTACCTGAAGCTATCATCCGCTTCAAGCAAGGGGTAGGAAGGCTGATCAGAAGAAGCAGTGATCGGGGAATCGTGATTGTGTATGACCGGAGAATCAAGACAACAAGGTATGGTAAAGCATTCCTGCAGTCGATCCCTTCAATGGAAGTCAAAGAAGGCGATCTATTTGATCTTGTTTCCTGGATCGAGGATTGGCTCTGA
- a CDS encoding YpmA family protein, with protein MESRIEVLSTVRIEYTDNLYKVVDTLNRTLKKDDYMFGLALDPEDQNQAVLTIYRT; from the coding sequence ATGGAAAGCCGAATCGAAGTTCTTTCCACTGTTCGTATCGAGTATACGGATAACTTATATAAAGTGGTTGATACATTGAATAGAACGTTAAAAAAAGATGATTATATGTTTGGTTTAGCATTAGATCCGGAAGATCAGAATCAAGCAGTATTAACAATTTATCGTACATAA
- a CDS encoding DUF5590 domain-containing protein codes for MKKWITIIVLLFLVIGISASVLVYQLSRNPLDHQRDLALKRVEDETAIVKVEDTSFYNGSKSYVVVTGQNEKREKLVAWVPDKKGKIIEKKWANGITKDQAINKLNDEKKPKELLSVRLGYESVGPVWEMTYLDQQDNLNYYYLLFSTGEWWRKIENL; via the coding sequence ATGAAAAAATGGATAACCATCATCGTACTATTGTTCCTCGTCATTGGAATCTCAGCCTCAGTACTTGTGTACCAACTTTCCCGGAATCCTCTCGATCATCAGAGGGACCTGGCCTTGAAGCGGGTGGAAGATGAAACTGCCATCGTGAAAGTGGAGGATACGAGCTTTTATAATGGCTCGAAGTCCTATGTAGTGGTAACCGGCCAAAATGAAAAGAGGGAAAAGCTGGTTGCCTGGGTCCCGGATAAGAAAGGGAAAATTATTGAGAAAAAATGGGCCAATGGCATTACAAAAGATCAGGCAATCAATAAACTAAATGATGAAAAGAAACCAAAAGAATTATTATCGGTCCGTTTAGGGTATGAATCCGTCGGTCCGGTGTGGGAAATGACCTACTTAGATCAACAAGACAATTTAAATTATTATTATCTGCTGTTTTCTACCGGGGAATGGTGGAGAAAAATTGAAAATTTATGA
- a CDS encoding pyridoxal phosphate-dependent aminotransferase has translation MKFTLADRVSALTPSTTLAITAKAKEMKSQGIDVIGLGAGEPDFNTPEHIIKAAYESMTEGHTKYTPSGGMAKLKEAIIHKFETDQHLTYKPSELIVTSGAKHALYTLFQVLLNEGDEVIIPTPYWVSYPEQVKLAGGTPVIVEGKEENEYKITPQQLEESVTSKTKAVILNTPSNPTGMLYSREELGAIGEVCLEKGIMIVSDEIYEKLVYGGNTHTSIAELSKELKEQTIVINGVSKSHSMTGWRIGYAAGNESVIKAMTNLASHSTSNPTTTSQYGTVAAYMGDQMPVEEMREAFEERLNIVFDKLNRIPGFHCLKPQGAFYLFPNVSEAAKKTGYHTVDEFTKALLEEAKVAVIPGSGFGSENNIRLSYATSLDALEEAIGRMQKFVEDKSR, from the coding sequence ATGAAATTCACGTTAGCTGATAGAGTCAGTGCTTTAACACCATCCACGACGTTAGCGATCACGGCTAAAGCGAAGGAAATGAAGTCACAGGGTATCGATGTCATCGGTTTGGGTGCCGGAGAACCCGACTTCAATACACCGGAACATATCATCAAGGCGGCCTATGAGTCCATGACGGAAGGTCATACGAAATATACTCCGTCCGGTGGAATGGCCAAATTGAAAGAAGCGATCATCCATAAGTTTGAAACCGATCAGCACCTGACCTACAAACCATCCGAGCTCATAGTGACAAGTGGGGCAAAGCATGCTCTATATACATTATTCCAAGTCTTATTAAATGAAGGGGATGAAGTCATCATCCCTACACCATACTGGGTAAGCTATCCAGAACAGGTGAAGCTTGCCGGTGGGACTCCCGTCATTGTCGAAGGAAAAGAAGAGAATGAGTACAAAATCACCCCCCAACAGCTGGAAGAGTCAGTCACTTCGAAAACGAAGGCTGTCATTCTCAACACACCAAGCAACCCTACAGGTATGCTGTATTCCCGTGAAGAGCTTGGGGCCATCGGGGAAGTGTGCCTGGAAAAGGGCATCATGATCGTGTCTGATGAAATATATGAGAAGCTGGTTTATGGTGGGAACACCCATACGTCCATCGCAGAATTGTCCAAGGAATTGAAAGAACAAACCATTGTGATCAATGGAGTCTCTAAATCACATTCCATGACGGGATGGAGAATCGGGTATGCGGCAGGAAACGAATCCGTCATCAAAGCGATGACCAATCTTGCCAGCCACTCAACTTCCAACCCCACTACCACTTCACAATACGGGACCGTTGCAGCTTACATGGGGGACCAGATGCCTGTAGAGGAGATGAGAGAGGCATTCGAAGAGCGCTTAAACATTGTGTTTGATAAATTGAACCGTATCCCGGGGTTCCATTGTTTAAAGCCTCAAGGTGCTTTCTATCTATTCCCGAATGTGTCAGAAGCGGCAAAGAAAACAGGCTATCACACTGTTGATGAATTCACGAAGGCCCTGCTTGAAGAGGCGAAGGTAGCCGTCATCCCAGGTTCAGGATTCGGGTCTGAAAACAATATCCGCCTATCATATGCCACAAGCCTCGATGCCCTTGAAGAAGCGATCGGGCGCATGCAGAAATTTGTTGAGGATAAAAGCAGATAA
- the asnS gene encoding asparagine--tRNA ligase, protein MKTTISQVSKFVGEEVTIGAWLANKRSSGKIAFLQLRDGTGFIQGVVVKSEVEEEIFQKAKSLTQETSLYVTGTVSEDSRSPFGYELQVKSVEVIHEAVDYPITPKEHGTEFLMDHRHLWLRSRKQHAVMKVRNEIIRATYEFFNQEGFVKVDPPILTGSAPEGTTELFATKYFEEDAYLSQSGQLYMEAAAMALGKVFSFGPTFRAEKSKTRRHLIEFWMIEPEMAFYDFKDNLEVQEQYVSYIVQSVLDNCKLELDRLGRDVSKLEQIKAPFPRITYDDALKLLHEKGFDDIEWGDDFGAPHETAIAESYDKPVFITHYPTSLKPFYMQPDPDRDDVVLCADLIAPEGYGEIIGGSERIHDAELMKARIEEHELATDAYKWYLELREYGSVPHSGFGLGLERTVAWISGVEHVRETIPFPRLLNRLYP, encoded by the coding sequence GTGAAAACTACTATATCTCAAGTAAGTAAGTTCGTTGGTGAAGAAGTAACCATCGGAGCGTGGCTTGCCAACAAACGTTCAAGTGGAAAAATTGCCTTTCTTCAGCTTCGTGACGGTACTGGATTCATTCAAGGTGTTGTCGTCAAAAGTGAAGTGGAAGAAGAAATCTTTCAAAAAGCAAAATCATTGACTCAAGAAACGTCTTTATATGTAACAGGAACGGTTTCGGAAGATTCCCGTTCACCGTTTGGATACGAGCTGCAGGTGAAGAGCGTGGAAGTGATCCACGAAGCCGTGGATTATCCCATCACACCGAAGGAGCATGGAACTGAATTCCTGATGGACCATCGTCACCTTTGGCTTCGTTCCCGCAAGCAGCATGCCGTCATGAAGGTGCGGAACGAAATCATCCGTGCTACATACGAATTCTTCAATCAAGAAGGATTCGTCAAGGTGGATCCACCGATCCTCACTGGAAGTGCACCGGAAGGAACGACTGAATTATTCGCCACTAAATATTTTGAAGAAGATGCATACCTATCCCAAAGCGGTCAGCTTTATATGGAAGCGGCAGCCATGGCATTAGGGAAAGTATTCTCATTCGGTCCTACATTCAGGGCGGAGAAGTCTAAAACACGTCGTCATCTGATCGAATTCTGGATGATCGAGCCTGAAATGGCTTTCTATGATTTCAAGGACAACCTTGAAGTACAGGAGCAATATGTTTCTTATATCGTTCAATCCGTACTGGATAACTGCAAGCTTGAATTGGACCGCCTTGGAAGAGACGTGTCTAAACTTGAGCAGATCAAAGCTCCGTTCCCGCGCATCACATATGACGATGCCCTGAAATTATTGCATGAAAAAGGCTTTGATGATATCGAGTGGGGAGATGACTTTGGTGCTCCGCACGAGACGGCCATTGCTGAAAGTTATGATAAGCCTGTGTTCATCACCCATTATCCGACTTCACTAAAACCTTTTTACATGCAGCCGGATCCGGATCGTGATGATGTGGTATTATGTGCCGACCTGATTGCTCCTGAAGGGTATGGGGAAATTATCGGTGGTTCAGAACGTATCCATGATGCAGAGCTTATGAAAGCGCGTATCGAAGAGCATGAACTCGCTACAGACGCATACAAGTGGTATCTGGAATTAAGGGAATATGGATCTGTCCCTCACTCCGGCTTCGGTCTTGGACTTGAAAGAACAGTAGCCTGGATCAGCGGAGTAGAACACGTAAGGGAAACCATCCCATTCCCACGTCTACTCAACCGTCTGTATCCTTAA
- a CDS encoding DnaD domain-containing protein, translating to MDYKQLMVSWIEEGTLNIPQLLLSNYHTLGLNESEFVLLLHIYGHLEKGNYFPTPEELSSPMSISSEFCSSLLRKLIQQRFLSIEEGSSAEGILFEKYSLNPLWEKMAEFVIQDSKMKQMQQSMEEEADIYTTFEQEFGRPLSPLECETLAMWLDQDDHNAIIIKAALREAVISGKLNFRYIDRILFEWKKNGVKTIEDARSQSQRFRSHQKPAASNEPASSPKRKSVPFYNWLEQ from the coding sequence ATGGATTATAAACAATTAATGGTGTCCTGGATCGAAGAGGGGACACTGAACATCCCGCAATTATTATTATCAAACTACCATACACTGGGCTTAAATGAATCAGAATTTGTCCTGCTTTTGCATATTTACGGGCACTTGGAAAAGGGAAACTATTTTCCCACACCGGAAGAGCTTTCCAGTCCCATGAGCATTTCCAGTGAATTTTGTTCATCCCTATTACGAAAGCTCATTCAACAACGATTTTTATCGATTGAAGAAGGTTCATCAGCAGAAGGGATCCTATTTGAGAAGTATTCTCTCAATCCACTATGGGAAAAGATGGCGGAATTCGTCATCCAGGATTCGAAAATGAAACAAATGCAGCAATCGATGGAAGAAGAAGCGGATATCTATACGACATTCGAACAGGAATTCGGCCGCCCTCTTTCTCCATTGGAATGTGAGACCCTGGCCATGTGGCTGGATCAGGATGATCACAATGCCATTATCATTAAAGCGGCATTGAGGGAAGCGGTCATTTCAGGGAAGCTGAACTTCAGATACATCGATCGAATCCTTTTTGAATGGAAGAAAAATGGTGTGAAGACCATTGAAGATGCACGGAGCCAAAGCCAGCGCTTCAGGTCTCACCAAAAACCGGCTGCTTCGAATGAACCAGCTTCTTCTCCAAAGCGAAAATCAGTACCATTCTATAATTGGCTTGAGCAATAA
- the nth gene encoding endonuclease III translates to MLNNKQIHICLDEMRKMFPDAHCELRHDNPFELVIAVLLSAQCTDVLVNKVTKGLFEKYKKPEDYLEVSLEEVQQDIRSIGLYRNKAKNIRKLCEILLTEYGGEVPKRHEELVKLPGVGRKTANVVVSVAFGEPALAVDTHVERVSKRLGICRWKDSVLEVEKTLMKKIPREEWSETHHRLIFFGRYHCKAQSPQCEVCPLVDLCREGQKRLKKKVRI, encoded by the coding sequence ATGTTAAATAATAAACAAATACATATTTGTCTCGATGAAATGAGAAAAATGTTCCCCGATGCACATTGTGAACTCCGTCATGACAATCCCTTTGAACTCGTCATAGCAGTCCTTCTATCGGCGCAGTGTACGGATGTCCTGGTGAATAAAGTGACAAAAGGTTTATTTGAGAAATATAAAAAACCTGAGGACTATCTGGAGGTCTCATTGGAGGAAGTCCAACAGGATATACGCTCTATCGGTCTATATCGTAATAAAGCTAAAAATATCCGCAAACTATGTGAAATCCTCCTTACTGAGTATGGGGGAGAAGTGCCGAAAAGACATGAGGAATTAGTGAAGCTTCCCGGCGTGGGCAGGAAGACGGCAAACGTCGTGGTTTCCGTTGCCTTTGGAGAACCCGCCTTAGCAGTCGACACCCATGTGGAACGCGTCAGTAAAAGGTTGGGAATCTGCAGGTGGAAAGACAGTGTATTGGAAGTGGAAAAAACGTTAATGAAAAAGATCCCGAGAGAAGAGTGGTCCGAAACCCATCACCGGTTGATTTTTTTCGGGAGGTATCACTGTAAGGCGCAATCTCCTCAATGCGAGGTTTGTCCCCTGGTAGACCTGTGCAGGGAAGGTCAGAAAAGATTGAAGAAAAAGGTCCGCATATGA
- a CDS encoding YpoC family protein, protein MSDTVFNIPIELRDPFFFSGDRVKIDETHFEPCEPFFAYELLYYNGRGADSLPWQVQGAWVKDILMEWKKEEEHLNVLFKGRSKGISESMRKSIARFYVLLYWSNKHPVRLENWQSSIGHFSLKPVNVIERLTFIRNNPALYHSFIQLSQLFEEQHKQYAKHQALNQWANK, encoded by the coding sequence ATGAGTGATACCGTCTTCAACATACCGATCGAATTGAGAGATCCCTTTTTCTTTTCTGGGGATAGAGTAAAGATCGATGAGACTCACTTTGAACCTTGTGAACCATTTTTTGCATATGAACTCCTTTATTACAATGGGAGGGGTGCGGATTCCCTTCCTTGGCAGGTTCAAGGGGCATGGGTAAAAGACATCCTCATGGAGTGGAAAAAAGAAGAGGAGCATCTTAACGTGCTATTTAAAGGCCGCTCAAAAGGCATATCGGAGTCAATGAGAAAAAGTATTGCCAGGTTTTATGTGCTTTTGTATTGGAGCAATAAGCATCCGGTCAGGTTGGAGAATTGGCAGTCATCAATTGGACACTTTTCCTTAAAGCCTGTTAATGTCATTGAACGTTTAACCTTCATCAGAAATAATCCGGCACTCTATCACTCGTTTATTCAGCTGTCCCAGCTTTTTGAAGAACAACATAAGCAATATGCCAAGCATCAGGCTTTGAATCAATGGGCAAATAAATAA
- a CDS encoding transglycosylase domain-containing protein, translating into MAGQYKSREEKRLAQQKSKSPKGKKKGSMVKRVIISLFIIGIIGMLAGAGLFAYYASSAPKLDEKLLKDPIASEIYDMNGDLITTVGKEKREYANFDDIPQVMQDAVIATEDNRFYKHNGIDLIRLGGAVIANVTGGFGSEGASTITQQVIKGSFLSPEKTLKRKAQEAWLALKLEQEYTKEEIFEMYFNKVYMSDGINGMATAADHYYGKDIKDIELHEAAMIAGLPQSPNNYNPLKHPESAEKRRNIVLSLMAQHGKITEKEKKAAQAVPITKGLVSAEEVEKKNGDKYPAFVDAVIDEVQKMGDYNLFSDGLKVYTTVDPDAQTRLEEILAGENTSFSYPENPDEPMQAGVTLMDTKTGEIRAIGGGREQDPEVKRGFNYAIDSKRQPGSTIKPLLDYAPAIEHLKWSTYHILKDEPYEYSNGTEINNYDGQFKGPITIREGLWDSRNITALKAFQAVGAEKAADFVNGLGLKFDHYYESASIGGVSPGVNSVQMAGAYGAFGNEGVYNKPHTVTKIVLRDGETEIKNENKPQPAMKEYTAYMVSDMLKSVIDHPQGTGKFAKVPGLPMAGKSGTTNYSQEERDKYGIAKSGAPDSWFVGYTTNYTAAVWTGYKTQSIPLSPTDRHVAQYIVSDLMSYVHDGVDTADFKKPDSVVESKVEMGSDPARLPSEYTPDDRIITELFVKGTEPSKVSKEFDKIDAPSKLKGKFNKKDKTITLAWDYGKEKDVQFEVSVSINGEAKQVLTTTDKKGLNVENIQSEGTFTFEVVAISGDQRSNPASVNVEVKGDKKDEGKPEDDNEGNNDNGQGNGNDQGNGNGNGQGNGNDDNSGNDGGTPGNEDGTTPPPEGDGTGDGGTGGGGDTGTGDGGTTGDGTGGTGTGDDTGAGTGTGTGDGTGTPATQSEPGRNQE; encoded by the coding sequence ATGGCTGGTCAATATAAGTCAAGGGAAGAAAAACGCCTGGCCCAACAGAAGTCTAAATCCCCTAAGGGCAAGAAAAAAGGCTCTATGGTTAAGCGCGTCATTATATCATTATTTATTATCGGGATCATCGGTATGCTCGCGGGTGCAGGGTTATTTGCCTATTACGCATCAAGCGCACCAAAGCTTGACGAAAAATTGCTGAAGGATCCGATCGCATCCGAGATTTATGATATGAACGGAGACCTGATCACGACTGTAGGAAAAGAAAAACGGGAGTATGCAAACTTCGACGACATCCCTCAGGTCATGCAGGACGCCGTCATTGCAACGGAGGATAACCGATTCTATAAACATAATGGGATCGACCTCATCCGTTTAGGTGGTGCAGTCATCGCCAATGTGACCGGAGGATTCGGTTCAGAAGGTGCTTCTACGATCACCCAGCAAGTCATCAAGGGCTCTTTTTTAAGCCCTGAGAAAACCTTGAAGAGAAAAGCACAGGAAGCGTGGCTTGCTCTGAAACTTGAACAGGAATATACAAAAGAAGAAATCTTTGAAATGTACTTCAATAAGGTCTATATGTCCGACGGAATCAATGGGATGGCGACAGCTGCCGATCATTATTACGGTAAGGACATCAAGGATATCGAACTGCACGAAGCAGCTATGATTGCGGGACTTCCACAAAGCCCGAACAATTATAACCCTCTTAAGCACCCTGAAAGTGCAGAGAAAAGACGTAATATCGTTCTGTCATTAATGGCTCAGCACGGAAAAATTACGGAAAAAGAAAAGAAAGCCGCACAAGCCGTCCCGATTACAAAAGGACTGGTATCGGCTGAAGAAGTGGAAAAGAAAAACGGAGATAAGTATCCTGCATTTGTGGATGCTGTCATAGATGAAGTACAGAAAATGGGGGATTACAACCTATTTTCCGATGGCTTAAAAGTCTATACAACCGTCGACCCGGATGCCCAAACACGATTGGAAGAAATTTTGGCAGGTGAAAACACGAGTTTCAGCTATCCGGAAAATCCGGATGAGCCGATGCAGGCCGGTGTGACCCTCATGGATACGAAAACAGGGGAAATCAGGGCCATTGGCGGCGGAAGAGAACAAGATCCCGAGGTCAAGCGTGGTTTCAACTACGCCATCGACTCCAAGCGTCAGCCGGGATCGACCATCAAGCCGTTGCTTGACTACGCTCCTGCCATCGAACATCTAAAATGGTCAACCTACCATATTTTAAAAGATGAGCCCTATGAATATTCAAATGGAACGGAAATCAACAACTACGACGGTCAATTCAAAGGACCGATCACCATCCGTGAAGGACTGTGGGATTCCCGGAATATCACAGCTTTAAAAGCCTTCCAGGCTGTTGGAGCTGAGAAGGCGGCCGATTTCGTCAATGGACTGGGACTGAAGTTCGACCATTACTATGAATCAGCTTCCATTGGAGGGGTTTCACCTGGTGTAAACTCCGTACAAATGGCGGGTGCGTATGGTGCATTCGGTAATGAAGGTGTTTATAATAAGCCTCACACCGTAACGAAAATCGTCCTGCGCGATGGAGAAACAGAAATTAAGAATGAAAACAAACCTCAACCGGCGATGAAGGAATACACGGCTTATATGGTTTCCGATATGCTGAAAAGCGTCATCGATCACCCGCAGGGTACGGGTAAATTCGCTAAAGTGCCCGGGTTGCCGATGGCAGGTAAATCAGGTACGACCAACTATTCCCAAGAAGAGCGGGATAAATATGGCATCGCAAAATCAGGTGCACCTGATTCATGGTTTGTAGGATACACGACCAATTACACGGCAGCCGTTTGGACCGGTTACAAGACTCAATCCATTCCACTGTCCCCTACTGATCGCCATGTCGCTCAATATATCGTAAGTGACTTGATGAGCTATGTTCATGATGGCGTCGATACAGCTGACTTCAAAAAGCCTGACAGCGTAGTGGAATCGAAAGTGGAAATGGGAAGCGATCCTGCGAGACTGCCAAGCGAATATACACCTGATGACAGAATCATCACAGAACTATTCGTGAAGGGAACGGAACCTTCCAAAGTTTCCAAGGAATTCGATAAAATCGATGCCCCTTCCAAACTGAAAGGGAAATTCAATAAGAAGGATAAAACCATCACCCTTGCATGGGATTACGGTAAAGAAAAAGACGTACAGTTCGAAGTTTCCGTATCCATCAATGGTGAAGCGAAACAAGTCTTGACAACTACAGATAAAAAAGGATTAAATGTCGAAAACATTCAGTCCGAAGGTACCTTCACCTTTGAAGTTGTAGCCATTTCAGGTGATCAACGAAGTAACCCTGCATCCGTAAACGTAGAAGTTAAAGGGGATAAAAAGGATGAAGGAAAGCCGGAAGATGACAATGAAGGCAACAACGACAATGGTCAAGGAAACGGAAATGACCAGGGAAATGGCAATGGTAATGGTCAAGGAAACGGAAATGATGATAACTCCGGCAATGACGGCGGTACTCCAGGTAACGAGGATGGTACCACTCCCCCACCTGAAGGAGACGGGACCGGAGACGGAGGAACAGGCGGTGGCGGTGACACTGGAACCGGTGATGGCGGAACGACCGGTGACGGCACTGGCGGAACCGGCACCGGTGATGATACCGGGGCTGGAACGGGAACCGGCACCGGTGATGGCACTGGTACACCTGCTACTCAATCAGAACCTGGAAGAAATCAAGAATAA